Proteins encoded together in one Pseudomonadota bacterium window:
- the wrbA gene encoding NAD(P)H:quinone oxidoreductase produces the protein MSNILVLYYSGYGHVENMARAIAEGAASVDSVSVSVKRVAELVPDEQARAGGMKLDQEAPIAEPGELGDYDGIIFGTPTRFGNMAAQMRNFLDQTGALWAKGALIGKVGSVFTSTATQHGGQESTILSFHTTLLHHGMVIVGLPYSAAGQTRIDEVTGGSPYGASTIAGGDGARQPSENELSLARFQGRHVAEIAAKLAS, from the coding sequence ATGAGTAATATTCTGGTGCTTTATTACAGCGGCTACGGCCATGTGGAGAATATGGCGCGCGCCATCGCCGAGGGCGCGGCGTCAGTTGATTCGGTGTCGGTGAGCGTTAAACGAGTTGCGGAATTGGTGCCCGATGAACAGGCGCGCGCGGGCGGCATGAAGCTCGATCAAGAGGCGCCAATTGCGGAGCCCGGCGAGCTTGGCGATTACGATGGCATCATATTTGGCACGCCGACGCGCTTCGGTAATATGGCCGCGCAAATGCGCAATTTCCTTGATCAGACGGGTGCCTTGTGGGCGAAAGGCGCATTGATCGGCAAGGTCGGCAGCGTCTTTACCTCGACCGCCACCCAACATGGCGGGCAGGAAAGTACAATTCTTTCATTCCACACCACCCTGTTGCATCACGGCATGGTAATTGTCGGCTTGCCCTACTCGGCGGCGGGTCAGACTCGTATCGATGAGGTCACCGGTGGATCGCCGTACGGCGCTTCAACTATTGCCGGCGGTGACGGCGCCCGCCAGCCGAGCGAAAACGAACTTTCTCTGGCCCGCTTTCAAGGTCGTCACGTCGCCGAGATAGCGGCTAAACTGGCCTCTTGA
- a CDS encoding glutathione S-transferase family protein: protein MGVMIEGEWHVEEPVSGSAEKGKYRRSVSTFRNWITPDGAPGPDGGEGGFAAESGRYHLYAAVSCPWAHRTMIVRVLKGLENIISLDTVLPKRSPEGWVFAAAPHGHCDSLFGSAALHEIYSSADPDFSGRVTVPVLWDKKLQTIVNNESAEIIRMLNSAFDDAGARGPDLYPADLRSEIDALNERIYLSVNNGVYRTGFARSQEAYEEAFDDLFEALDMLEARLSSRRYLCGAYPCEADWRLFPTLMRFDVAYFGAFKCNLRRLQDYPNLWGYARELYQMPGIAQTCDLEAYKQGYYSASDLRNPLGIIPKGPIVDFATPHSRGRASEEVG from the coding sequence ATGGGTGTGATGATTGAAGGCGAGTGGCATGTTGAGGAGCCGGTCAGCGGTTCCGCCGAGAAGGGAAAGTACCGCCGTTCCGTCTCCACTTTTCGCAACTGGATCACGCCTGACGGCGCACCTGGACCTGATGGCGGAGAGGGTGGATTTGCCGCGGAATCGGGGCGTTATCACCTTTATGCTGCGGTCAGCTGCCCGTGGGCGCACCGCACGATGATCGTGCGTGTCTTAAAGGGTTTGGAAAATATCATTTCTCTGGATACCGTTCTGCCCAAGCGCAGCCCCGAAGGCTGGGTGTTTGCTGCCGCACCGCATGGCCATTGCGATTCGCTTTTCGGCAGCGCTGCACTGCACGAAATATACAGTTCCGCCGATCCAGATTTTTCCGGGCGGGTGACTGTGCCGGTGCTTTGGGACAAGAAACTTCAAACAATCGTCAACAATGAATCAGCCGAAATTATCCGCATGCTGAACAGCGCCTTTGACGATGCTGGCGCGCGTGGCCCTGATCTTTATCCGGCGGATTTGCGGTCGGAAATTGATGCGTTGAATGAGCGCATTTACCTAAGCGTAAATAACGGCGTTTATCGGACTGGATTCGCGCGCAGCCAGGAAGCCTATGAAGAGGCTTTTGACGATCTCTTTGAAGCGTTGGACATGTTGGAGGCGCGTCTGTCCTCTCGCCGTTACTTATGCGGTGCCTATCCGTGTGAGGCGGATTGGCGTCTCTTTCCGACGCTAATGCGTTTTGATGTGGCCTATTTCGGCGCCTTCAAATGCAACCTCCGGCGGCTTCAAGATTATCCTAACTTATGGGGATATGCGCGCGAGCTTTATCAGATGCCGGGCATCGCCCAAACATGTGATCTTGAGGCTTACAAACAGGGCTATTATTCGGCCAGCGATTTGCGCAATCCGCTGGGCATCATACCCAAGGGTCCGATTGTCGATTTTGCGACACCCCACAGCCGCGGGCGAGCGAGTGAAGAGGTCGGATAA
- a CDS encoding EF-hand domain-containing protein, which yields MKLTQFALFPLAAALILGTWTVTPNLVQPAAAQQAEDDEERFRARFNRIDTNEDGVMAGFEYTVYRISSFNTMDGDGDGALTLEEFRDRGRQPSERRAERRTKSFARIDQNADKSMERGEWDGYADRRFARMDADKDGEVSFLEFVDYVK from the coding sequence ATGAAACTAACCCAGTTCGCATTATTCCCGCTAGCGGCGGCGCTGATTCTCGGAACCTGGACTGTCACGCCCAACTTAGTTCAGCCGGCCGCCGCACAACAGGCGGAAGATGACGAAGAGCGGTTTCGCGCGCGTTTCAACAGAATTGATACGAATGAAGACGGTGTGATGGCGGGTTTTGAATATACCGTTTATCGCATCTCTAGTTTCAACACGATGGACGGCGATGGCGATGGCGCACTTACATTAGAGGAATTTAGAGATCGCGGCCGTCAGCCGTCTGAGCGCCGCGCCGAACGTCGGACAAAATCTTTTGCGCGCATCGACCAAAACGCAGACAAAAGTATGGAACGCGGCGAATGGGATGGATATGCCGACCGCCGGTTCGCCAGAATGGACGCGGATAAGGATGGCGAGGTGAGCTTCCTAGAATTCGTCGACTACGTGAAATAG
- a CDS encoding Gfo/Idh/MocA family oxidoreductase codes for MESVRIGVIGLGWFGEIHCQAIAGIPGLELSALCTRTKPRLDELAQKFGVAKTFTDYREMLKDPDIDAVSITTMWDQHTEPALAALHAGKHVFLEKPMAHTVEDCRRICEAAAKAPGNLMVGHICRFNPRYIAAKREIDSGSLGKILSLTARRNIPAAWTSEMLDKIGPIIGDTIHDTDLMLWLTGDRIVSAYAQTVDLRGRKYPDVGQTMYRFASGASAILESVWCMPEKTPFDIDERMSIIGSDGFIHIQDTFPNFGICNADGFRSPDTTYWPEMNGVMGGALREEFLYFVRCVNEGRRPDIITPEESMAAVRTTLAAEESAATGKVVMLD; via the coding sequence ATGGAATCTGTCCGCATTGGCGTCATCGGCCTGGGCTGGTTTGGCGAAATACATTGCCAGGCCATTGCCGGCATTCCGGGGCTTGAACTCTCGGCACTGTGCACGCGAACGAAACCACGTCTCGACGAGCTCGCACAAAAATTCGGTGTGGCGAAAACTTTCACCGATTACCGTGAGATGTTGAAGGACCCGGATATCGACGCGGTGAGCATCACCACGATGTGGGATCAGCACACCGAGCCGGCCTTGGCTGCGCTCCACGCGGGAAAACATGTTTTTTTAGAAAAACCGATGGCGCACACCGTCGAGGATTGCCGGCGTATTTGCGAAGCCGCAGCTAAGGCGCCCGGAAATCTGATGGTCGGCCACATTTGCCGCTTCAATCCCCGATATATTGCCGCCAAGCGGGAGATTGACAGCGGCAGCTTGGGCAAGATTTTGTCGCTAACAGCCCGGCGTAATATTCCGGCCGCCTGGACTTCGGAAATGCTCGATAAAATTGGCCCGATCATTGGCGATACGATTCACGATACGGATCTAATGCTGTGGCTGACCGGTGATCGTATCGTCAGCGCCTATGCGCAGACGGTCGACCTGCGCGGGCGCAAATATCCCGATGTCGGGCAGACAATGTATCGCTTCGCTTCCGGTGCCAGCGCCATCCTTGAGTCTGTCTGGTGCATGCCGGAAAAAACCCCCTTCGACATCGACGAACGAATGTCGATTATCGGTTCGGACGGGTTTATTCATATTCAGGACACCTTCCCCAATTTCGGTATCTGTAACGCCGACGGGTTCCGAAGCCCTGATACGACCTATTGGCCGGAAATGAATGGCGTCATGGGCGGCGCGCTGCGCGAGGAATTTCTTTATTTCGTGCGCTGCGTCAACGAAGGCCGGCGGCCCGACATCATCACGCCGGAAGAATCCATGGCTGCGGTGCGCACCACGTTGGCGGCCGAAGAATCGGCCGCCACGGGTAAGGTGGTGATGCTGGATTGA